In Phoenix dactylifera cultivar Barhee BC4 unplaced genomic scaffold, palm_55x_up_171113_PBpolish2nd_filt_p 000331F, whole genome shotgun sequence, the following are encoded in one genomic region:
- the LOC103697992 gene encoding LRR receptor-like serine/threonine-protein kinase FLS2 has translation MAVGQNVIAFLLVLLCILSFTPVDSKASTSDPEAEALMAFKASISDDPLGVLADWSTATNRCNWSGIACDPSTDAVISITLTEKQLKGTISPYLGNISNLQLLDFSSNSFYGPVPPQLGLLSQLGGLTLYDNHLSGSIPPELGSLKNLQLLDLGSNFFNGSIPESICNCTELSALALDTNNLTGAIPSCIGDLVHLEVFQAYINNLVGPLPPSFGQLTGMKTLDLSVNQLSGTIPPEIGNFSHLMILQLFHNQFLGHIPPELGRCTNLTLLNIYSNRFTGSIPPELGELVKLQALRLYDNKLSSTIPPSLSRCKSLISLGLSENDLNGSIPSELGALSSLQSLTLHANRLTGKIPSSLMNLTNLSYLALSLNSLSGPIPSNFGSLYKLEKLIILGNYLSGPIPSSIINCSHLVNVSISANRLTGGIPLGLGKLQNLTFFSVGDNLLSGTIPEDLFNCSSLTTLSLAHNNFTGSLSSGIGRLTSLTRLQLQGNSLSGTIPSEIGNLSMLYMLELSRNNFVGPIPLELSKLSLLQGLSLGENSFEGVIPQQVFNLKQLTYLELQLNRFVGPISDAISNLQLLSYLDLHGNKLNSSIPRAMKSLKRLLTLDLSHNHLSGSIPGDAIASMTGMQIYLNLSNNMLVGSIPDELGGLNMVQAIDISNNHLSGSIPLALKGCKNLYLLDLSVNMLSGQLPATIFPEFDLLTSLNLSNNELEGDLPSNIGHLNHLASLDVSHNEFSGRIPESLAHLANLRQLNLSFDQFEGPVPENGVFRNLKLSSLEGNPALCGSKFFSPCSKKNHGFSRKALVLTVILSSLFLLLLLVFAFLIRRQRRNRKQNPEDIGYTCEPLVIPSLKRFTKSELEIVTDFFREDNVIGGSNLSTVYKGRLETDGQVVAVKKLNLEQFPAESEKCFFRELVTLSHLRHKNLVKVVGYAWETGKVKALVLEFMENGNLESIIHNSAHDRSRWTLYERLRVCISVANGLLYLHSGYDFPIVHCDLKPSNILLDQDWEAHVSDFGTARMLGVHLLDESKQSTSSVFQGTIGYMAPEFAYMKRMTTKVDVFSFGIVMMEFFTKRRPTGMIKEKDVSLTLQQFVENALSSGLDSVLEIVDHEMELVTEIEEEKVAIVLELALSCTRFAAEDRPDMNEVLSSLLKLSKN, from the exons ATGGCGGTCGGTCAGAATGTTATTGCTTTCTTGCTAGTTCTTCTCTGTATCCTTTCTTTCACACCGGTTGATTCCAAGGCATCAACCTCCGATCCCGAAGCTGAGGCCTTGATGGCCTTCAAGGCTTCCATCTCCGATGACCCACTTGGGGTACTGGCGGATTGGAGTACCGCCACAAATCGCTGCAATTGGTCTGGGATCGCCTGTGACCCCTCGACGGATGCCGTCATCTCCATCACTCTCACTGAGAAGCAACTTAAAGGCACCATATCACCATACCTTGGAAACATCTCCAACCTTCAGCTCCTGGACTTCTCCTCAAATTCTTTCTATGGTCCAGTACCCCCTCAGCTAGGATTGCTGTCGCAGCTCGGTGGGCTGACACTCTACGACAACCATCTCTCTGGTTCGATTCCTCCAGAACTTGGCAGCTTGAAAAATCTTCAGCTGCTGGACTTGGGCTCCAACTTCTTCAATGGAAGCATCCCTGAAAGCATCTGCAACTGCACAGAACTGTCTGCTTTGGCCCTCGATACGAATAATTTGACCGGTGCAATTCCTTCGTGCATCGGCGATCTAGTTCATCTCGAGGTATTCCAAGCTTACATCAATAATTTGGTTGGTCCTTTGCCtccttcatttggtcagttaacAGGTATGAAAACTCTAGACTTGAGTGTCAATCAGTTGTCAGGCACTATACCTCCTGAGATTGGAAACTTTTCTCACTTGATGATACTTCAGCTTTTCCACAATCAGTTTCTTGGGCACATCCCACCAGAATTAGGCCGTTGCACAAACCTCACCCTGTTAAATATCTACAGCAATAGATTTACTGGTAGCATTCCTCCTGAGCTTGGAGAGCTTGTTAAGTTACAGGCATTACGACTATATGATAATAAGCTATCTTCGACCATTCCTCCCTCGCTATCTCGTTGCAAGTCGTTAATTTCTTTGGGTCTTTCTGAGAATGATTTAAATGGTTCGATCCCTTCTGAACTTGGGGCTTTGAGCTCACTTCAGTCACTGACTCTTCATGCGAATAGGTTGACAGGGAAAATTCCTTCATCCCTGATGAACTTGACAAACCTCTCTTATCTGGCTTTGAGTTTGAATTCACTTTCTGGGCCAATTCCTTCGAACTTTGGATCGCTTTATAAGTTGGAGAAGTTGATCATTCTTGGCAATTATTTGAGTGGTCCGATTCCCTCAAGCATCATTAACTGTTCCCATCTGGTAAATGTTAGTATTTCTGCCAACAGACTCACAGGGGGGATACCTCTGGGCTTGGGAAAGTTGCAGAACCTCACATTCTTTTCAGTTGGAGACAACTTACTCTCTGGAACTATTCCTGAAGACCTTTTCAACTGCAGTAGTCTCACTACTCTCAGTTTGGCACACAACAATTTCACTGGATCGCTGAGTTCGGGTATCGGCCGACTCACCAGCTTGACGAGGTTACAGTTGCAGGGCAACTCTCTGTCTGGAACAATTCCATCAGAGATTGGCAATCTTAGCATGTTATATATGTTAGAGCTTAGCAGGAATAATTTTGTTGGTCCAATCCCTTTGGAGCTATCAAAGCTATCACTTTTGCAAGGACTTTCTCTTGGagagaattcttttgaaggtGTAATTCCTCAGCAGGTTTTCAATCTGAAACAACTCACATATCTAGAGTTGCAGCTCAATAGATTTGTCGGTCCAATTTCAGATGCTATCTCAAATCTTCAATTGCTCTCATACTTAGATCTACATGGCAACAAGCTCAATAGTTCCATTCCAAGAGCCATGAAGAGTCTTAAGCGGCTGCTGACATTGGATCTCTCCCACAATCACCTAAGTGGATCTATTCCAGGGGATGCGATAGCAAGCATGACAGGCATGCAGATTTATCTCAATCTGTCGAACAATATGTTGGTGGGTTCTATACCAGATGAGCTTGGGGGTCTGAACATGGTCCAAGCTATCGACATATCAAACAACCACTTATCTGGTAGCATTCCGTTGGCGCTCAAAGGATGCAAGAACCTATACTTGCTCGATCTATCTGTTAATATGCTGTCAGGTCAACTGCCTGCCACCATTTTCCCTGAATTTGACTTGCTTACAAGCTTAAATCTCTCAAACAATGAGTTGGAAGGAGATCTCCCTAGCAACATAGGACATCTGAACCACCTTGCTTCTCTTGATGTTTCTCACAACGAGTTCAGTGGAAGGATTCCAGAGAGCTTAGCTCACCTTGCAAATTTGAGACAGCTTAATCTTTCCTTCGATCAGTTCGAAGGTCCTGTTCCAGAAAATGGCGTATTTAGGAATCTGAAGCTATCTAGTTTGGAAGGAAACCCTGCTCTTTGTGGCTCAAAATTCTTTTCTCCATGCAGTAAGAAAAACCATGGATTTTCTCGTAAGGCACTTGTACTTACTGTCATACTGTCATCTCTTTTTCTGTTATTGCTGTTGGTGTTTGCGTTTCTGATCAGACGCCAACGACGCAATAGAAAGCAAAACCCAGAAGACATCGGATATACGTGTGAACCATTGGTCATCCCGAGCCTGAAAAGATTCACCAAAAGTGAATTAGAGATCGTTACTGATTTCTTCAGAGAAGACAATGTGATTGGCGGTAGCAATTTGAGCACTGTCTATAAAGGCAGGCTGGAAACTGATGGGCAGGTTGTAGCAGTGAAAAAACTGAATTTGGAGCAGTTTCCTGCTGAGTCTGAAAAATGTTTCTTCAGGGAGCTAGTGACCTTGAGCCATCTGAGGCACAAGAATTTGGTTAAAGTTGTGGGTTATGCTTGGGAAACAGGGAAGGTAAAAGCACTAGTCCTGGAGTTCATGGAGAATGGGAACTTGGAGAGCATCATACACAATTCAGCGCATGATCGATCAAGGTGGACGCTGTATGAGAGGCTGCGAGTTTGTATTTCTGTTGCTAATGGTCTTCTTTACTTGCACTCAGGCTATGACTTCCCCATTGTTCACTGCGATCTCAAACCATCGAATATTCTTTTGGATCAAGATTGGGAGGCTCATGTGAGTGATTTTGGTACAGCCCGCATGTTGGGTGTTCATTTGCTGGATGAAAGCAAGCAATCCACATCTTCAGTGTTCCAAGGCACCATTGGCTACATGGCACCAG AGTTTGCATACATGAAGAGAATGACGACGAAGGTGGACGTGTTTAGCTTTGGAATAGTTATGATGGAGTTTTTCACCAAGAGAAGGCCAACCGGGATGATCAAAGAGAAGGATGTCTCCCTAACACTGCAGCAGTTTGTGGAAAATGCACTTTCAAGTGGACTTGACAGTGTTCTAGAGATAGTAGACCATGAGATGGAGCTTGTGACAGAAATTGAGGAAGAAAAGGTTGCCATTGTCCTCGAACTGGCCTTATCATGCACCCGCTTCGCAGCAGAAGACCGGCCAGACATGAATGAGGTGCTGTCTTCACTGTTGAAGTTGTCGAAAAATTAG